The following coding sequences are from one Sciurus carolinensis chromosome 11, mSciCar1.2, whole genome shotgun sequence window:
- the Mmp12 gene encoding macrophage metalloelastase gives MKLLLLILVLRVTASLANAISPTEKDWEFAERYLNKFYGPIETIPMTKMKVGKTFLEEKIQEMQQFFGLKVTGQLDTSTLEMMHKPRCGVPDVHDFSTFEGRPVWKKHEITYRINNYTPDMKREDVDYAIQKAFQVWSDVTPLKFRRVYAGEADIMILFAYGAHGDFNPFDGKDGILAHAYQPGSGIGGDAHFDEAETWSKNNKGRNLFLVAVHELGHSLGLGHSNDPNAVMFPNYGYLDPNTFHLSSDDIRGIQSLYGGPEKHQPMPSPDRPKSPACDPNLSFDAVTTLGDKIIFFKDWFFWWKFPEKSTTSISSISSLWPTLPSGIQAAYEIEARNQVVLFKDDKYWLLSNLRLQPNYPKSIYSLGFPEYVKKIDGAVFNPLTHKTYFFVDSQYWRYDERNRFMDPGYPKPITKYFPGIGPKIDAVFYFERYYYFFQGPTQLKYDVLLNRVTKKLRSSSWFGC, from the exons ATGAAGCTTCTTCTATTGATTCTGGTCCTGCGGGTCACTGCATCCCTAGCCAATGCAATAAGCCCGacagaaaaggactgggaatttgCTGAA AGGTACTTGAATAAATTTTATGGACCTATAGAGACAATTCCAATGACAAAAATGAAAGTTGGTAAGACCTTCCTAGAGGAAAAAATCCAGGAAATGCAGCAGTTCTTTGGGCTAAAGGTGACCGGGCAACTGGACACATCTACTCTGGAGATGATGCACAAACCTAGATGTGGAGTGCCTGACGTCCATGATTTCAGCACATTTGAAGGAAGGCCAGTGTGGAAGAAGCATGAAATCACCTACAG aaTCAATAATTACACTCCTGACATGAAGCGAGAGGATGTTGACTATGCCATCCAGAAAGCTTTTCAAGTATGGAGTGACGTGACTCCCTTGAAATTCAGAAGGGTTTATGCAGGCGAAGCTGATATTATGATACTTTTTGCATATGGAG ctcatggAGACTTCAATCCTTTTGATGGCAAAGATGGAATCTTAGCCCATGCTTATCAACCTGGATCTGGTATTGGAGGAGATGCACATTTTGATGAGGCAGAAACCTGGAGTAAAAATAACAAag GCAGAAACTTGTTTCTCGTTGCTGTTCACGAGCTTGGGCATTCCTTGGGACTCGGGCATTCTAATGACCCAAATGCTGTAATGTTCCCCAACTACGGTTATCTTGATCCCAACACATTTCACCTCTCTTCTGACGACATCCGTGGCATTCAGTCCCTCTATG GAGGCCCAGAGAAGCACCAACCTATGCCAAGTCCGGACAGACCAAAGTCACCTGCCTGTGACCCCAACTTGAGTTTTGATGCTGTCACTACACTGGGagataaaatcattttctttaaagactG GTTCTTCTGGTGGAAGTTTCCTGAGAAATCAACGACCAGCATTAGTTCAATCTCTTCCTTATGGCCAACCTTGCCTTCTGGCATTCAAGCTGCTTATGAAATTGAAGCCAGAAATCAAGTTGTTCTTTTTAAAG ATGACAAGTACTGGTTACTTAGCAATTTGAGACTGCAGCCAAACTATCCAAAGAGCATATATTCACTGGGCTTTCctgaatatgtgaaaaaaattgatGGCGCTGTCTTCAACCCACTTACCCACAAGACCTACTTCTTTGTAGATAGCCAGTATTGGAG GTATGACGAGAGGAATCGGTTCATGGACCCTGGTTATCCCAAACCGATTACCAAGTACTTCCCAGGAATCGGGCCTAAAATTGATGCAGTCTTCTATTTCGAAA gatACTACTATTTCTTCCAAGGACCTACCCAACTTAAATATGATGTTCTGCTCAATCGTGTTACCAAAAAACTGAGAAGTAGTAGCTGGTTTGGTTGTTAG